The DNA window TCTCTTCGGATTGTTTGTGGCCTGTATTGTTACTAACGGGGTTATCCGTCCTTTTTTTCTTTATTGGTACTCGCCTGAGAACACGTATCAGTGCGCAGTATTTTCGCTGGTTGATGCTCATTCTGTTGGGCGTATTGGCGGTAATGTCTGCAATTCAGGCGGTACGGGTTTTGGTGTAAGTAAATCCCTGACACCACAATATTATTGTAGTGTCAGGGAGGAAATAGATTACTTCAATTTAGCAAAACAACGAGCTGCTGCATCAACGGTGCGCTGGATATCTTCATCTGAATGGGCAATGGACATAAAACCTGCTTCAAAGGCAGATGGAGCCAGATAGACGCCTTCATCCAGCATTAAATGGAAGAACTTCTTGAAGCGTTCAACATCACATTTCATCACATCCTGATAGCAGGTAACGCTTTCTGCATCGGTAAAGAAAATACCGAACATACCGCCGACGTGGTTAATAACCAGAGGAATGCCAGCTTTGGAAGCAGCATGTTTCAGGCCAGTTGCAAGTTTATCAGTCAGTTCACTCAAACGCTGGTGAATACCAACCTGAGCGACTTCTTTCAGGCAGGCTAAACCCGCTGCCATCGCGATTGGGTTACCGGAAAGTGTCCCGGCCTGATAAACCGGGCCGGTTGGTGCCAGTTTTTCCATGATTTCCTGACGGCCGCCGAATGCGCCTACTGGCATGCCACCACCGATGATTTTGCCAAGAGAAGTGAGATCAGGCTCAACACCGTAATATTCCTGTGCGCCGCCTAAAGCAACACGGAAACCGGTCATCACTTCATCAATAATCAGCAGTGCACCGAATTCATCACACAGTTTACGTAAACCCGGTAAAAATTCCGGTTGTGGTGGAATGCAGTTCATATTTCCGGCGACAGGTTCGACGATAATACAGGCAATCTCTTCCGAGTATTTTTCGAAGACTTCACGCACTGAACTCAGATCATTATAGGTGCAAGTCAGAGTATGTTTGGCGAAGTCAGCAGGAACTCCCGGTGAATTTGGTTGCCCGATGGTCAGAGCGCCAGAGCCTGCTTTTACCAGCAAACAGTCAGCGTGGCCGTGATAGCAACCTTCGAATTTAATGATTTTATCGCGCTGAGTATAGCCACGGGCCAGACGAATGGCGCTCATGGTGGCTTCTGTACCTGAGTTCACCATGCGAACCATATCCATGGAGGGAACGAGTTCTGTCACTAGTTTGGCCATTTCTACTTCGGCAGCCGTTGGGGCACCAAAGCTCAGGCCGCGCTCAGCGGCTTCAATGACGGCATTACGAATGGCAGGGTGGTTATGTCCGAGAACCATTGGCCCCCACGAACCGACATAATCAATATAGGCGTTACCATCGACATCATAAAGACAGGCACCATCGGCACGTTGGATAAAAACAGGTGTACCGCCAACGCCGTTAAAAGCACGTACCGGAGAGTTAACACCACCGGGGATGACATGTTTTGCCTGAGAGTAAAGTGTTTCGGACTGGCTCATTAATAAATGCTCCTGAAAGACGACGGGTATATGAAGCCGCCATTCTAAATGACCCTAATAGGTAAGCCAAATCATAAGACCGATGCATAAGAATAGAGTGGGGATATATCGTGTGTACCCTGTATCTTGAAATCCATAAGGTATATATGGCAAAAACTTGAACGAATCAGTCAGGTATTAGATAATCACCGTTAACTGATCAGAAGGTTTATACCCTTTCTATTGGGTATACAACAACTTTCCGAGAACTTTTACCGGAAAACCGGACTGGAGTAAAAATATGAGCGATGATGCTGCACTACCTTTGCAGTTTACTGATGCCGCAGCCAACAAAGTTAAGGTATTGGTTGCAGATGAAGATAACCCGAACCTGCGTTTGCGGGTCTATATTACAGGTGGTGGTTGTAGCGGTTTCCAGTATGGTTTCACTTTCGATGACCAAATCAACGAAGGTGATCTAACAATTCAGAAACAAGGTGTTGAGCTGGTAGTTGATCCGATGAGCCTGCAATATCTGGTAGGTGGTAGAGTCGATTATACCGAAGGGTTGGAAGGTTCTCGCTTTATTGTCACCAACCCGAATGCAAAAACCACTTGCGGTTGTGGTTCTTCTTTTAGCAT is part of the Xenorhabdus cabanillasii genome and encodes:
- the hemL gene encoding glutamate-1-semialdehyde 2,1-aminomutase gives rise to the protein MSQSETLYSQAKHVIPGGVNSPVRAFNGVGGTPVFIQRADGACLYDVDGNAYIDYVGSWGPMVLGHNHPAIRNAVIEAAERGLSFGAPTAAEVEMAKLVTELVPSMDMVRMVNSGTEATMSAIRLARGYTQRDKIIKFEGCYHGHADCLLVKAGSGALTIGQPNSPGVPADFAKHTLTCTYNDLSSVREVFEKYSEEIACIIVEPVAGNMNCIPPQPEFLPGLRKLCDEFGALLIIDEVMTGFRVALGGAQEYYGVEPDLTSLGKIIGGGMPVGAFGGRQEIMEKLAPTGPVYQAGTLSGNPIAMAAGLACLKEVAQVGIHQRLSELTDKLATGLKHAASKAGIPLVINHVGGMFGIFFTDAESVTCYQDVMKCDVERFKKFFHLMLDEGVYLAPSAFEAGFMSIAHSDEDIQRTVDAAARCFAKLK
- the erpA gene encoding iron-sulfur cluster insertion protein ErpA, with amino-acid sequence MSDDAALPLQFTDAAANKVKVLVADEDNPNLRLRVYITGGGCSGFQYGFTFDDQINEGDLTIQKQGVELVVDPMSLQYLVGGRVDYTEGLEGSRFIVTNPNAKTTCGCGSSFSI